The following proteins are co-located in the Triticum aestivum cultivar Chinese Spring chromosome 1A, IWGSC CS RefSeq v2.1, whole genome shotgun sequence genome:
- the LOC123187644 gene encoding uncharacterized protein isoform X2, with product MASTEEQVFLESRNLSYDGAHHPDACTDWDYPEDPGDRRNGVEVAELHDQPARMSTYSDPCEVARRALDLMFPREEDSDDCWSTWSAREKGSDDDDEQGGEEGDGSTQESSDYEDDGRNCQVILAETNCPGKLYPESQAEAIELRWADWFFQRIVEHSKLCKEIMALGDDDETPFPPSPMKVFPEATALCILGAKSCHHRVYRTHDTSTTPSTLGYREPSHMLQFFSMRLSSFEASYSISVYGIFAIRDYLDRRRNYVFNRPRDDAVTIEKQDSFVVPLCSPCRGMYVSDKALVEVDLWVKKEGDESDDKQLLSAYAEIDVHAEANVMFYSRISGDNCNLDLKYKVLSESVEAVIQVYAKVDHPHHVRFTAFSTGYDDYPHRGVVLFDDKLFGHEKIFQHIVAVKANEELHVFLEVNGSVFQWTFQDEHVGAVISPDDSVFEYGQFFVRVIFAPKDCQ from the exons ATGGCATCGACGGAGGAGCAAGTCTTCCTTGAATCGAGGAACCTGTCATATGATGGCGCCCACCACCCCGACGCCTGCACCGACTGGGATTACCCGGAAGACCCAGGCGACCGGCGGAACGGGGTGGAGGTTGCCGAGCTCCATGACCAGCCGGCGCGCATGAGCACCT ATTCAGATCCATGTGAAGTCGCCAGGCGTGCCTTGGACCTCATGTTCCCGCGGGAGGAGGACAGCGATGACTGCTGGAGCACCTGGAGCGCACGGGAGAAGGGCAGTGATGACGACGATGAACAAG GAGGGGAAGAAGGCGATGGTAGCACACAGGAGAGCAGCGATTATGAAGACGACGGCCGCAATTGCCAAGTGATACTAGCCGAGACAAACTGTCCAG GAAAGCTCTACCCCGAGAGCCAAGCAGAGGCCATAGAACTCAGATGGGCAGACTGGTTCTTCCAGCGGATTGTAGAACACTCAAAGCTGTGCAAGGAGATTATggccctgggagatgatgatgagacTCCTTTCCCCCCATCTCCCATGAAAGTGTTCCCTGAGGCAACAGCTTTATGCATCCTTGGGGCCAAATCCTGCCACCACCGTGTTTACAGGACCCATGACACTTCTACCA CCCCATCAACTCTTGGATATCGTGAACCAAGTCATATGCTACAATTTTTCTCCATGCGTCTATCAAGCTTTGAAGCCTCGTATTCCATTAGTGTGTACGGAATATTCGCCATTCGGGATTACTTGGACCGGCGACGGAACTATGTCTTTAACCGTCCCAGGGATGATGCTGTAACAATTGAGAAGCAG GATTCTTTTGTCGTACCACTTTGTAGCCCTTGTCGAGGAATGTATGTATCGGATAAGGCTTTAGTAGAAGTTGATCTTTGGGTAAAGAAGGAAGGGGATGAATCAGATGACAAGCAACTACTTTCTGCCTACGCTGAGATTGATGTCCATGCTGAAGCTAATGTCATGTTTTATTCACGAATTTCTGGTGATAATTGCAATTTGGACTTAAAATACAAAGTCCTTTCAGAAAGTGTCGAGGCTGTAATACAAGTATATGCAAAGGTGGACCATCCTCACCATGTGAGGTTCACTGCTTTTAGCACCGGATATGATGACTATCCTCATCGTGGAGTTGTGCTGTTTGATGACAAATTATTTGGTCACGAAAAAATATTCCAGCATATTGTTGCAGTGAAAGCAAATGAAGAACTTCATGTTTTTTTAGAAGTGAACGGTTCAGTGTTCCAGTGGACTTTTCAAGACGAACATGTCGGAGCTGTTATTTCTCCTGATGACTCAGTCTTTGAGTATGGCCAGTTCTTCGTGAGGGTGATATTTGCTCCAAAGGATTGTCAGTGA
- the LOC123187644 gene encoding uncharacterized protein isoform X1, which produces MASTEEQVFLESRNLSYDGAHHPDACTDWDYPEDPGDRRNGVEVAELHDQPARMSTSDSDPCEVARRALDLMFPREEDSDDCWSTWSAREKGSDDDDEQGGEEGDGSTQESSDYEDDGRNCQVILAETNCPGKLYPESQAEAIELRWADWFFQRIVEHSKLCKEIMALGDDDETPFPPSPMKVFPEATALCILGAKSCHHRVYRTHDTSTTPSTLGYREPSHMLQFFSMRLSSFEASYSISVYGIFAIRDYLDRRRNYVFNRPRDDAVTIEKQDSFVVPLCSPCRGMYVSDKALVEVDLWVKKEGDESDDKQLLSAYAEIDVHAEANVMFYSRISGDNCNLDLKYKVLSESVEAVIQVYAKVDHPHHVRFTAFSTGYDDYPHRGVVLFDDKLFGHEKIFQHIVAVKANEELHVFLEVNGSVFQWTFQDEHVGAVISPDDSVFEYGQFFVRVIFAPKDCQ; this is translated from the exons ATGGCATCGACGGAGGAGCAAGTCTTCCTTGAATCGAGGAACCTGTCATATGATGGCGCCCACCACCCCGACGCCTGCACCGACTGGGATTACCCGGAAGACCCAGGCGACCGGCGGAACGGGGTGGAGGTTGCCGAGCTCCATGACCAGCCGGCGCGCATGAGCACCT CAGATTCAGATCCATGTGAAGTCGCCAGGCGTGCCTTGGACCTCATGTTCCCGCGGGAGGAGGACAGCGATGACTGCTGGAGCACCTGGAGCGCACGGGAGAAGGGCAGTGATGACGACGATGAACAAG GAGGGGAAGAAGGCGATGGTAGCACACAGGAGAGCAGCGATTATGAAGACGACGGCCGCAATTGCCAAGTGATACTAGCCGAGACAAACTGTCCAG GAAAGCTCTACCCCGAGAGCCAAGCAGAGGCCATAGAACTCAGATGGGCAGACTGGTTCTTCCAGCGGATTGTAGAACACTCAAAGCTGTGCAAGGAGATTATggccctgggagatgatgatgagacTCCTTTCCCCCCATCTCCCATGAAAGTGTTCCCTGAGGCAACAGCTTTATGCATCCTTGGGGCCAAATCCTGCCACCACCGTGTTTACAGGACCCATGACACTTCTACCA CCCCATCAACTCTTGGATATCGTGAACCAAGTCATATGCTACAATTTTTCTCCATGCGTCTATCAAGCTTTGAAGCCTCGTATTCCATTAGTGTGTACGGAATATTCGCCATTCGGGATTACTTGGACCGGCGACGGAACTATGTCTTTAACCGTCCCAGGGATGATGCTGTAACAATTGAGAAGCAG GATTCTTTTGTCGTACCACTTTGTAGCCCTTGTCGAGGAATGTATGTATCGGATAAGGCTTTAGTAGAAGTTGATCTTTGGGTAAAGAAGGAAGGGGATGAATCAGATGACAAGCAACTACTTTCTGCCTACGCTGAGATTGATGTCCATGCTGAAGCTAATGTCATGTTTTATTCACGAATTTCTGGTGATAATTGCAATTTGGACTTAAAATACAAAGTCCTTTCAGAAAGTGTCGAGGCTGTAATACAAGTATATGCAAAGGTGGACCATCCTCACCATGTGAGGTTCACTGCTTTTAGCACCGGATATGATGACTATCCTCATCGTGGAGTTGTGCTGTTTGATGACAAATTATTTGGTCACGAAAAAATATTCCAGCATATTGTTGCAGTGAAAGCAAATGAAGAACTTCATGTTTTTTTAGAAGTGAACGGTTCAGTGTTCCAGTGGACTTTTCAAGACGAACATGTCGGAGCTGTTATTTCTCCTGATGACTCAGTCTTTGAGTATGGCCAGTTCTTCGTGAGGGTGATATTTGCTCCAAAGGATTGTCAGTGA